A window of Sulfurimonas gotlandica GD1 contains these coding sequences:
- a CDS encoding CHASE2 domain-containing protein, whose product MQKNHILPILILLIFVVMEFSYINFESIYKTTDDKITSFFLKSKKPEEASKHITIVDIDAKSIEKLGQWPFPRNLISDSITNLTNSGAGIIGFDIVFSNPDRLSPHAMAKHLDIEGNFTNNDLLLASTLEKTPTILGYFFDMSKQNEQLPPKHLANIIVQGSKNLESFNHAMGVVDNIPPLKNSAYSSGYFNLTNITSGVVDSAPLLINLNDKLYPSLVLEMVRIASSQKSIEVINSDLGVEGIKLGDLNLPTNRHTEIKLNFRGAGFSYKYLSFYDVLTNNFDPRDVNGKFILIGTSDIGLNDMVTTIYDPAIPGVEVHATTIDNILNGDFFYTPIDSYTYGILLIFFSSIVVGLVLYFLPASFSLVVFLASLGILIFTNYYLIFTKQIIIGFSAPLITLFFTTGFFALLSYYFENIQRKKIFNKLSSKVSNSVAKEILKHDEGILKVEKKEVTVLFSDIRDFTSLSEDIKDPIKLIGILNRYMSPMVESITEFNGTVDKFIGDAIMAYFNAPLPLKNHADMALKSALRQLERLDTLNIELKKEFNIELKIGIGINSGEAIVGEMGSSGRSDYTLIGDTVNVASRVESLTKEYGCKLLITQQTKDLLKDSYNIKKLDVLRVKGKKEETTIYEVIS is encoded by the coding sequence ATGCAAAAAAATCACATTTTACCTATACTGATTCTCCTTATATTCGTTGTTATGGAGTTTTCATATATTAACTTCGAGTCTATCTATAAAACAACAGACGATAAGATTACATCTTTTTTTTTAAAATCTAAAAAGCCAGAAGAAGCTTCTAAGCATATCACCATCGTAGATATAGATGCTAAGAGTATAGAAAAGCTAGGCCAATGGCCATTTCCAAGAAACCTCATCTCAGATTCAATCACAAACTTAACTAACTCCGGTGCTGGTATTATTGGGTTTGATATTGTTTTCTCAAACCCAGACAGGCTGAGTCCTCATGCGATGGCTAAACATTTAGATATAGAAGGAAATTTTACTAACAATGACTTACTCTTGGCATCCACACTAGAAAAAACTCCTACTATTCTTGGCTATTTTTTTGACATGTCAAAGCAAAATGAACAATTGCCACCAAAGCATCTGGCAAATATAATTGTTCAAGGTTCAAAAAATCTAGAGAGTTTCAACCATGCAATGGGTGTAGTTGACAACATCCCTCCACTAAAAAACTCAGCATATTCCAGTGGCTACTTTAATCTTACTAATATTACAAGTGGAGTAGTTGATAGTGCCCCTCTTCTTATAAATCTAAATGATAAACTATATCCATCTCTAGTTTTAGAGATGGTTCGTATTGCTTCATCGCAAAAAAGTATCGAAGTTATCAACTCTGACTTGGGTGTAGAAGGAATAAAATTAGGAGATTTAAATCTTCCAACAAACAGACATACTGAGATAAAACTAAATTTTCGAGGAGCTGGATTTAGCTATAAGTACCTATCTTTTTATGATGTTTTAACAAATAACTTTGATCCAAGAGACGTAAATGGAAAGTTTATCTTAATAGGTACAAGTGACATTGGACTAAATGACATGGTTACAACAATATACGACCCTGCAATACCCGGAGTCGAAGTTCATGCTACAACTATTGATAATATTTTAAATGGCGACTTTTTCTACACACCTATTGATAGTTATACTTATGGCATCTTACTTATATTTTTCTCTAGCATCGTTGTTGGACTAGTTTTATATTTTTTGCCTGCTAGTTTTAGTTTAGTAGTCTTCTTAGCATCTTTGGGAATTCTAATCTTTACAAACTACTACCTCATCTTTACAAAACAGATCATAATAGGTTTTAGTGCACCACTTATCACTCTCTTTTTTACAACAGGATTTTTCGCCCTTCTCTCTTACTACTTTGAGAATATTCAACGTAAAAAAATATTTAACAAACTCAGTTCAAAAGTCTCAAACAGTGTTGCCAAGGAAATTCTAAAACATGATGAAGGCATCTTGAAGGTAGAAAAAAAAGAAGTAACTGTTCTCTTTAGTGATATACGTGACTTTACATCTCTTAGTGAAGATATAAAAGATCCAATAAAGCTCATAGGTATTTTAAACAGATATATGTCACCAATGGTTGAATCTATTACGGAGTTTAACGGAACTGTAGATAAGTTCATCGGAGATGCAATCATGGCTTACTTCAATGCACCATTGCCACTAAAGAATCATGCAGATATGGCTTTAAAATCAGCACTAAGACAACTCGAAAGATTGGACACCTTGAATATTGAGCTTAAAAAAGAGTTTAATATTGAGCTTAAAATCGGTATCGGGATAAACAGTGGTGAAGCTATTGTCGGAGAGATGGGAAGTAGCGGTAGAAGTGACTATACACTTATCGGTGACACCGTTAACGTAGCTTCAAGAGTTGAATCTCTTACAAAAGAGTATGGGTGCAAGCTTCTCATAACTCAGCAGACAAAAGATTTGCTCAAAGATAGTTACAACATAAAAAAGTTAGATGTTCTTAGAGTAAAAGGGAAAAAAGAAGAGACTACTATTTATGAAGTAATCTCTTAG
- the trxA gene encoding thioredoxin has protein sequence MGKYIELTGADFEATLSEGVSLVDFWAPWCGPCRMIAPVIEELAEDYDGKAKICKVNTDEEQDIAVKFGIRSIPTIMFFKNGEMVDQVVGAQSKQALAEKIDALLA, from the coding sequence ATGGGTAAATATATAGAATTAACTGGTGCAGATTTTGAAGCAACTTTAAGTGAAGGTGTATCTCTTGTAGACTTTTGGGCGCCATGGTGTGGACCATGTCGTATGATCGCTCCTGTGATCGAAGAGTTAGCTGAAGACTATGATGGAAAAGCTAAAATCTGTAAAGTAAATACTGATGAAGAGCAAGATATTGCTGTTAAATTTGGTATCCGTTCTATCCCTACAATCATGTTCTTCAAAAATGGAGAAATGGTAGATCAAGTTGTTGGAGCACAATCAAAACAAGCTCTAGCTGAAAAAATCGACGCTCTTTTAGCGTAA
- the purE gene encoding 5-(carboxyamino)imidazole ribonucleotide mutase has product MKFVSIVMGSKSDYEVMKSCSDTLESFGVNYEMIISSAHRSPERTATYIQVAEKKGAQVFIAAAGMAAHLAGVLSSKTVKPIIGVPMSGSALSGIDALLSTVQMPAGMPVATVAIGKAGAINSAYLAMQILALDNEELSIKLKEDRIAKAKKVEMDSLEIETIISI; this is encoded by the coding sequence ATGAAATTTGTATCAATAGTAATGGGTTCAAAAAGTGATTATGAAGTAATGAAGTCTTGTTCTGACACACTAGAGTCTTTTGGTGTTAACTATGAGATGATTATCTCTTCAGCTCACCGTTCACCAGAGAGAACAGCAACTTATATTCAAGTAGCTGAAAAAAAAGGTGCTCAAGTATTTATCGCTGCTGCCGGTATGGCTGCACACTTGGCTGGTGTTTTGTCTTCTAAAACTGTTAAGCCTATCATAGGTGTACCAATGTCAGGATCTGCTTTAAGCGGAATAGACGCACTGCTTTCTACTGTTCAGATGCCAGCTGGAATGCCAGTTGCTACTGTAGCTATAGGAAAAGCTGGAGCTATTAACTCTGCTTACTTAGCAATGCAGATTTTAGCACTTGATAATGAAGAATTATCTATCAAACTAAAAGAAGATAGAATTGCCAAAGCTAAAAAAGTTGAAATGGATTCTTTAGAGATAGAGACAATTATCAGCATATAA
- the dapB gene encoding 4-hydroxy-tetrahydrodipicolinate reductase, which produces MVRVGVFGANGRVGQLIIDDLKESENISLSSVFVRTELNFSIDPSVLVSTDIKSFLNACDIVIDFSLPEACEALLEAAIKTPKPLVIGTTGLSAHQLNLLKQASENMPVLYATNMSLGVALLNKLVYQASSALDGFDIEIVEMHHKHKKDAPSGTALTLAESAAAGRGLDLDKVRVSGRDGNIGERTEDEIAVMAIRGGDIVGRHTVGFYNDGEFIELNHTATSRSTFSKGAIRAGAWLADKEPGLYSISDCLEL; this is translated from the coding sequence ATGGTAAGAGTTGGTGTATTTGGTGCGAATGGTAGAGTTGGACAATTAATCATAGATGATTTAAAAGAGAGTGAAAATATCAGCTTAAGTTCGGTTTTTGTAAGAACTGAACTTAACTTCTCTATTGACCCTTCTGTTTTAGTAAGTACAGATATAAAATCGTTTTTAAATGCCTGTGACATAGTAATAGACTTTTCACTTCCAGAGGCTTGTGAAGCTCTTTTAGAAGCGGCTATTAAAACTCCAAAACCTCTAGTTATAGGAACAACTGGACTTAGCGCACACCAACTAAACCTTTTAAAGCAGGCTAGTGAAAACATGCCTGTACTATATGCTACAAATATGTCTTTGGGTGTAGCACTTTTAAATAAGCTTGTTTATCAAGCATCATCCGCACTCGATGGTTTTGACATTGAAATAGTTGAGATGCACCATAAACATAAAAAAGATGCACCAAGCGGAACAGCACTTACTCTAGCTGAATCAGCGGCTGCAGGTCGCGGTCTTGATTTAGATAAAGTTCGTGTAAGCGGTAGAGATGGCAATATTGGTGAGAGAACAGAAGATGAAATAGCTGTAATGGCTATTCGCGGTGGAGATATAGTTGGTCGTCATACTGTAGGTTTTTACAATGATGGTGAATTTATAGAACTTAACCACACTGCAACTTCAAGAAGTACATTTTCTAAAGGTGCTATCAGAGCTGGAGCTTGGTTAGCAGATAAAGAACCAGGTTTATACTCTATAAGTGACTGTTTAGAGTTGTAA
- a CDS encoding damage-control phosphatase ARMT1 family protein has protein sequence MTIDEACVACIINQSVKVADAIGASESIKEKMTSTVRDMSSNFSYDDNPPEIASYVYEKMAEIANKTDLYDEVKELSTKKALSFVPLVKEEISSSTNKLLTATKTAVAGNVIDLAAAVEFDLEEELSKVFHTDFAYNDFDKFQEKLSDAKSVLVIGDNVGEHIFDYLFIETLQELYPEAKYSYMVRGNPIINDVTMKEAKDAGFDKLCSLVDSGVNTPGFTYNRANDESKKLFDSVDLVISKGMGNYECMSSSHRKNICFLLKVKCNVVANSLGKEVGDIVCKMV, from the coding sequence ATGACAATTGATGAAGCTTGTGTTGCTTGTATAATAAACCAAAGTGTTAAAGTCGCAGATGCTATTGGTGCATCTGAATCTATTAAAGAAAAAATGACTTCTACAGTTAGAGATATGAGCTCTAACTTCTCTTACGATGACAACCCTCCTGAAATCGCTTCTTATGTTTATGAAAAAATGGCTGAGATAGCAAATAAAACTGATTTATATGATGAAGTAAAAGAGCTCTCAACTAAAAAAGCACTCTCATTTGTACCTCTTGTAAAAGAAGAAATTTCTTCATCTACAAATAAACTTTTAACAGCTACAAAAACTGCAGTTGCAGGAAATGTTATAGACCTTGCAGCGGCAGTAGAGTTTGACTTAGAAGAGGAGTTGTCAAAAGTTTTTCACACAGATTTCGCATATAATGATTTTGATAAGTTTCAAGAGAAACTCTCAGATGCTAAGAGTGTTTTAGTTATAGGTGATAATGTAGGTGAGCATATTTTTGACTACCTTTTTATAGAGACTCTCCAAGAGTTATATCCAGAGGCTAAGTACTCATATATGGTTAGAGGAAACCCAATCATAAACGATGTAACTATGAAAGAGGCAAAAGATGCTGGCTTTGATAAGCTTTGTTCTTTAGTAGATAGTGGTGTAAATACTCCTGGGTTTACATATAACCGTGCAAATGATGAGTCAAAAAAGCTTTTTGATAGTGTTGATCTGGTTATATCTAAAGGCATGGGAAACTACGAGTGTATGAGCTCGTCTCACAGAAAAAATATATGTTTTCTTCTCAAAGTAAAATGTAATGTTGTAGCAAACTCTTTGGGTAAAGAGGTAGGCGATATAGTTTGTAAAATGGTATAA
- the trxB gene encoding thioredoxin-disulfide reductase — MLDCAIIGGGPAGLTAGLYTTRGGLENVTMFEKGMPGGQITSSSEIENYPGVTGEISGMDLMMPWPEQCQRFGLKHEMVEVLRVSKDGDIFKIHKGDGTISEAHSVIIGTGSSPRRAGFAGEDELFGRGVSTCATCDGFFYKGKEVAVIGGGDTALEEALYLAKICSKVYLVHRRDTFRSAPNTIERIKKAENIELVLNSVPDEVYGDNMGVTGIRVKNNNGELRDIKVPGVFTFVGNDVNNQALIQEDGSFLCDMNSAGEVIVDISMKTSVEGLYATGDMRIAAPKQVVSAAGDGAVAALQAISYVDEKLN; from the coding sequence ATATTAGATTGTGCAATTATTGGTGGTGGTCCTGCTGGTCTTACTGCTGGACTTTATACAACTCGTGGTGGTTTAGAAAATGTTACAATGTTTGAAAAAGGTATGCCTGGTGGTCAAATTACTTCAAGTTCTGAAATAGAAAATTACCCTGGTGTTACTGGTGAAATAAGTGGTATGGATCTTATGATGCCGTGGCCAGAGCAGTGTCAAAGATTTGGTTTAAAACATGAGATGGTAGAAGTTCTTCGTGTTAGTAAAGATGGTGATATTTTTAAAATTCACAAAGGTGATGGAACTATTAGTGAAGCACACAGTGTAATAATCGGTACTGGCTCATCTCCACGTCGTGCTGGCTTTGCTGGAGAAGATGAACTTTTCGGTCGTGGTGTAAGCACTTGTGCTACTTGTGATGGCTTTTTCTATAAAGGAAAAGAGGTTGCAGTTATCGGTGGCGGAGACACAGCTTTGGAAGAAGCACTTTATTTAGCTAAAATATGTTCTAAAGTTTATCTTGTTCATAGAAGAGATACATTTCGTTCAGCTCCAAACACTATAGAGAGAATAAAAAAAGCTGAGAATATTGAACTTGTTTTAAATTCAGTTCCCGATGAAGTTTATGGGGACAATATGGGTGTTACTGGCATCCGAGTAAAAAACAACAATGGTGAGCTTCGTGATATAAAAGTTCCTGGTGTTTTTACATTTGTTGGAAATGATGTAAACAATCAAGCTCTTATCCAAGAGGATGGAAGCTTTTTATGTGACATGAACTCTGCAGGTGAGGTTATTGTAGATATTAGCATGAAGACTTCAGTAGAAGGTTTATATGCTACAGGTGATATGAGAATCGCTGCTCCAAAACAAGTTGTAAGTGCAGCTGGAGATGGTGCTGTTGCAGCACTACAAGCTATCTCATATGTAGATGAAAAATTAAATTAA
- the purF gene encoding amidophosphoribosyltransferase: protein MLEDVNEKCAVVGIYGHQEASKLAYFSLHALQHRGQEAAGISSSDGEKLHTIKKRGLVMRVFDEAKLKTLSGSSAIGHTRYSTAGDDSILDAQPVFARYDLGEMAIVHNGNLTNAEEVRNKLIEKGAIFQTYMDTENLIHLIAKSEQKKLLDRIIDAVQRIEGAFSLVFLSRTKMFAMRDRFGFRPLSLGRLPNGGYIVASETCAFDLVGAEFIRDVEPGELLIFSEGKEPKSIKVFEPTPKHCIFEYVYFARPDSVVFGQSVYQTRKNMGKELAHIKPVEADVVIPVPDGGVPSAIGYSQESGIPYEMGIMRNHYIGRTFIEPTQEMRDLKVKMKLSPMTDIIKGKRVIVIDDSIVRGTTSRRIIRMLKEAGASEVHMRVSSPPTTDPCFYGVDTPDKNNLIAANMTTDEICKYIEADSLAYLDEASLLRSVNTKEDNYCTACFTGKYIV, encoded by the coding sequence TTGCTAGAAGATGTTAATGAAAAATGTGCTGTTGTAGGAATTTATGGTCATCAAGAAGCTTCTAAATTAGCTTACTTTTCACTTCATGCACTTCAACATCGTGGACAAGAAGCAGCTGGAATCAGTTCTTCCGATGGAGAGAAACTACATACTATCAAAAAACGTGGTCTAGTTATGCGTGTTTTTGATGAAGCTAAACTAAAAACTTTAAGTGGCTCAAGCGCTATCGGTCACACTCGCTACTCAACTGCAGGCGATGATTCAATTCTTGATGCTCAACCGGTATTTGCAAGATATGATTTAGGTGAAATGGCTATAGTTCATAATGGAAATCTTACAAATGCAGAAGAAGTTCGTAACAAGCTGATTGAAAAAGGTGCAATTTTTCAAACTTATATGGATACAGAAAATCTTATCCATCTTATAGCAAAAAGTGAACAAAAAAAACTTCTTGACAGAATAATAGATGCTGTGCAAAGAATTGAAGGTGCTTTTTCACTTGTATTTTTAAGCAGAACAAAAATGTTTGCTATGCGTGATCGTTTTGGTTTTCGTCCTCTTAGTTTAGGTCGTCTTCCAAATGGTGGTTACATCGTAGCATCTGAGACTTGTGCATTCGACCTTGTCGGTGCTGAGTTTATCAGGGATGTTGAACCTGGTGAATTACTTATATTTTCAGAAGGTAAAGAGCCTAAAAGTATAAAAGTTTTTGAACCAACACCTAAACACTGTATATTTGAATATGTATATTTTGCGAGACCTGACTCTGTTGTATTTGGTCAGTCTGTGTACCAAACAAGAAAAAATATGGGTAAAGAACTTGCTCATATTAAACCTGTTGAAGCAGATGTTGTTATCCCTGTTCCAGATGGTGGTGTTCCATCAGCTATAGGCTACTCTCAAGAGAGTGGTATACCATACGAAATGGGTATTATGAGAAACCACTACATTGGTCGTACATTTATTGAACCTACACAAGAGATGCGTGACTTAAAAGTTAAAATGAAACTCTCTCCAATGACTGATATCATTAAAGGCAAAAGAGTTATTGTTATAGATGATTCTATTGTTCGTGGAACAACTTCAAGAAGAATTATAAGAATGCTAAAAGAAGCCGGAGCGAGTGAAGTTCATATGCGTGTATCTTCTCCTCCAACTACAGATCCATGTTTTTACGGGGTAGATACACCTGATAAGAATAATCTAATCGCTGCAAACATGACAACTGATGAGATATGCAAATATATAGAAGCTGATTCTTTAGCTTACTTAGATGAGGCTTCACTTCTTAGAAGTGTAAATACAAAAGAAGACAACTATTGTACTGCTTGTTTTACAGGTAAGTATATCGTTTAA
- a CDS encoding peptidase U32 family protein: protein MSKIELLSPAGTLEKLKIALDFGADAVYGGVSHFSLRIRSGKEFSMEEFKEGIDYAHARGKKVYATINGFPFNSQLSLLKKHILAMAELGPDAFIVATPGVLKLAHELAPQIPLHLSTQANVMNVLDAKVFYDMGAVRIITAREISLKDLVAIKTELPDLELEVFVHGSMCFAYSGRCLISTLQSGRVPNRGSCANDCRFPYEMYAANPETGTLFKLEEDEGVGTYIMNSKDLNLASHIQEILDSGVVDSIKIEGRTKTSYYAATTAKAYRMALDDYANGTVDVDRYQYELQSLQNRGYTDAYLISRPFEKHDTQSLDFTMQLGTHQVCGQVNEAGTHFLCKYKTLPNDEMEVVFPLGSKVEIVDNEIGSTYEKDGRFYLKLKQLKAQNGKIWEEVHSGNINPITLPTSFPSYTFFRVGAHPDMGTYPKK from the coding sequence ATGAGTAAAATAGAACTTCTATCTCCGGCGGGAACGCTTGAGAAATTAAAAATTGCACTTGATTTTGGAGCAGACGCTGTTTATGGTGGAGTAAGCCACTTCTCACTTCGTATTCGCTCTGGTAAAGAGTTTAGTATGGAAGAGTTTAAAGAGGGCATAGATTACGCTCATGCTCGTGGGAAAAAAGTATATGCAACTATAAACGGGTTTCCATTTAATTCTCAACTCTCTCTATTAAAAAAACATATTTTAGCGATGGCAGAACTTGGTCCGGATGCTTTCATTGTTGCTACTCCTGGTGTTTTAAAATTGGCTCATGAGTTGGCTCCACAAATCCCATTGCATCTATCAACCCAAGCAAATGTTATGAACGTCTTAGATGCAAAAGTTTTTTACGACATGGGTGCTGTCAGAATAATTACAGCGCGTGAGATTTCGCTCAAAGATCTTGTCGCTATAAAAACTGAACTTCCAGATTTGGAACTTGAGGTTTTTGTACATGGCTCTATGTGTTTCGCATATAGTGGAAGATGCCTTATATCTACACTTCAAAGTGGTCGTGTGCCAAATCGCGGATCTTGTGCAAATGACTGTAGATTTCCTTATGAGATGTATGCAGCAAATCCTGAGACTGGAACACTCTTTAAGCTTGAAGAAGATGAAGGTGTTGGAACTTACATAATGAACTCTAAAGATTTAAACCTTGCATCTCATATACAAGAGATTTTAGATAGCGGAGTTGTAGATTCTATTAAAATCGAAGGTCGTACTAAAACATCTTACTATGCCGCTACAACAGCTAAGGCTTACAGAATGGCTTTAGATGATTACGCTAATGGTACAGTAGATGTTGACAGGTACCAGTATGAACTGCAATCACTGCAAAATCGCGGCTATACAGATGCTTATCTTATTTCAAGACCTTTTGAAAAGCACGATACTCAAAGTCTAGACTTTACAATGCAACTTGGTACCCATCAGGTTTGTGGTCAAGTAAATGAAGCGGGAACACATTTTTTATGTAAGTATAAAACTCTGCCAAATGATGAAATGGAAGTAGTATTTCCTTTAGGCTCAAAAGTTGAAATAGTTGATAATGAAATAGGAAGCACTTATGAAAAAGATGGAAGATTTTATCTAAAACTAAAACAGCTAAAAGCTCAAAATGGAAAAATTTGGGAAGAAGTTCATAGCGGAAATATAAACCCTATAACCCTACCGACAAGCTTCCCCTCATATACTTTTTTTAGAGTTGGGGCACATCCAGATATGGGAACATATCCAAAGAAATAA
- a CDS encoding DUF3972 domain-containing protein, giving the protein MKWMSDEEYMELTGLDLNAIDDLCDRGKLTVKVEDGVRMIDPSKGSHEVVPAQLRELSARNTHEMLVQPEFVEKTIGTIINLHEKVLDAKDETIVSIKNENEFLREALASLQELYDEDRITIHTLQEQLKLSQQEVEFMRRKYKLMWNKAIEEHTN; this is encoded by the coding sequence ATGAAGTGGATGAGTGATGAAGAGTATATGGAACTTACAGGTTTAGATTTGAATGCGATCGATGATTTATGTGATCGCGGAAAACTGACTGTAAAAGTAGAAGACGGAGTCAGAATGATTGACCCGTCTAAAGGCTCACATGAAGTGGTTCCAGCTCAACTAAGAGAGCTCTCTGCTCGTAACACTCATGAGATGCTAGTTCAGCCAGAATTTGTTGAAAAAACAATAGGCACTATCATCAACCTTCATGAAAAAGTCCTAGATGCTAAAGATGAGACTATTGTTTCTATTAAGAATGAAAATGAGTTTTTAAGAGAGGCATTAGCATCTCTGCAAGAACTTTACGATGAAGACAGAATAACTATTCACACACTTCAAGAACAACTAAAGCTTTCTCAACAAGAAGTTGAGTTTATGAGAAGAAAATATAAACTTATGTGGAACAAAGCAATCGAAGAACATACTAATTAA
- a CDS encoding FecR domain-containing protein, with protein MNKYLIFLSLVGVLSAGEIVSSGEVLVNGKVLSKTTKIKHGDTIETKANSSIRFNVANDAFSAKEKSKFKLEKLGNKKILNVLNGGVMAVFGKGNHGVATPNMTAGIRGTGTYTLVRDAKTYFCTCYGHTEVGAHGETKDLKATHHKMIWVTNDKIKAAKTMENHSDDELRVLEAMVGRVVPFHKK; from the coding sequence ATGAATAAGTATCTAATTTTTTTAAGTTTGGTTGGTGTGCTGAGTGCTGGAGAGATAGTTAGTAGTGGTGAAGTTCTTGTCAATGGAAAAGTATTGAGTAAAACAACAAAGATAAAACATGGCGATACAATAGAGACAAAAGCCAACTCTAGTATAAGATTTAACGTAGCAAATGATGCTTTCTCTGCAAAGGAGAAGTCAAAATTTAAACTAGAAAAATTGGGTAATAAAAAAATTCTCAATGTACTAAATGGTGGAGTTATGGCTGTCTTTGGTAAAGGCAATCATGGTGTAGCTACTCCAAATATGACTGCCGGAATTCGTGGAACTGGAACATATACACTTGTAAGAGATGCTAAAACATATTTTTGTACATGTTATGGTCATACTGAAGTTGGCGCGCATGGAGAGACAAAAGATTTAAAAGCTACTCATCACAAGATGATATGGGTTACAAACGATAAGATAAAAGCTGCTAAAACTATGGAGAATCATAGTGATGATGAGCTAAGAGTATTAGAAGCTATGGTCGGAAGAGTCGTACCTTTTCATAAAAAGTAG
- a CDS encoding histidinol-phosphatase HisJ family protein, with product MIVDLHNHTSLCNHAEGEIFEYVEKAIESGTKCFGFSDHAPMDFDPKYRMSFAQMPEYEKAVLEVKEKYKDKIEILLAYEVDYLKDHMDERVLNADVDYLIGSVHFIDEWGFDNPEFIGHYQHEDIDVIWQKYFNAIEEMAISGHFDIVGHLDLIKVFKFMPRKDINELAKNALLAIKKADMVIELNVAGYRKPVGEAYPSASLLKRAFELEIPITFSSDAHKPEQVSLFNDEIVKLARDAGYTECAFFRKRKREMISF from the coding sequence ATGATAGTCGATTTACACAACCATACTTCACTTTGTAATCATGCTGAGGGAGAAATATTTGAGTATGTTGAAAAAGCAATAGAATCCGGTACAAAATGTTTTGGTTTTTCAGACCACGCACCCATGGATTTCGACCCTAAATATCGTATGAGTTTTGCTCAAATGCCAGAGTATGAGAAAGCGGTACTTGAAGTGAAAGAAAAATATAAAGACAAGATTGAAATACTACTAGCTTATGAGGTAGATTATCTAAAAGATCATATGGATGAAAGGGTTCTAAACGCCGATGTTGACTATCTTATAGGCTCTGTTCACTTCATAGATGAGTGGGGCTTTGACAACCCTGAGTTTATAGGTCACTATCAGCATGAAGACATTGATGTGATTTGGCAAAAATACTTTAATGCGATAGAAGAGATGGCAATAAGTGGTCACTTTGATATTGTAGGGCATCTTGACCTTATAAAAGTGTTTAAATTTATGCCAAGAAAAGATATAAATGAACTTGCTAAAAATGCTCTTTTAGCCATTAAAAAAGCTGATATGGTTATAGAATTAAATGTTGCAGGTTATAGAAAACCTGTTGGTGAGGCCTACCCTTCTGCTTCACTTTTAAAGAGAGCATTTGAGTTAGAAATTCCCATCACATTTAGCTCAGATGCTCACAAGCCAGAGCAAGTATCACTTTTTAATGATGAGATTGTAAAACTGGCACGTGACGCAGGTTATACAGAGTGTGCCTTTTTTAGAAAAAGAAAAAGAGAGATGATTAGTTTTTAG